A genome region from Panicum virgatum strain AP13 chromosome 4K, P.virgatum_v5, whole genome shotgun sequence includes the following:
- the LOC120704335 gene encoding pentatricopeptide repeat-containing protein At1g63330-like, protein MLLRARARRPAAGASLLRPIRPPPALFTTTPITTDASSSSAPDPDGVADEVATLLFRCSGDWKLAIAASDLPSRLSPAAVSSLLRRSSSSRLHPKLLLDFLYWSRPRLGPSAPAPAPDAFAHLAVYLCAAGLFPLANGLLDQMIRAYPTPPLVLGSVHRALSGSGHDRRPAVLDVLVDTYKKTGRVQDGAEVVLLMKDLGLAPSLRCCNALLKDLLRADAMDLLWKVRGFMEGAGISPDVYTYSILIEAYCKVRDLDAAKKVLEEMRETGCSLNKVTYNVLIRGLCRAGAVEEAFRFKKEMEIYGLVPDGFTYGAIIDGLCKHGRPSQAKCLLDEMSCAGLMPNLVVYATLVGGFMREGNVDEAFKIIKEMSAAGVQPNKIIYDNLIRGLCQLGQMGRAAEFLKEMVKIGHIADTVAFNHLIEGHLRQHNKEEASWLFNKMRKDGISPNVYTYSIMISGLCQIGESETAGGLLEQMIAEGIKPNSFVYAPLISGYCREDKFSLARETFKKMTSSSVPDLYCYNALIIGLSKVGKMEEAIEYYDQMLKQGLHPNEFTYGGLIHGYGMTGNLEKAEQLLHQMLNRLKPKDFIYAHLLEAYFKSDNLEKVSSILQSMLDRGVIPDNRLYGIVIHNLSRSGQMQAAFRVISVMEKNGLAPDLHIYSSLISGLCKTADMEKAVGLLDEMVKKGLEPGIVCYNALIDGLCKSDNISHARTVFNSMLIKGLLPNCVTYTSLIDGYCKAGEIHDAIGLYKEMLESGVTPDAFVYSVLTSGCSNSGDLQQALFITEEMVLRGYASISSFNSLVNGFCKRGKLKETVEFLHVMMDKDIMPNVLTIENIVKGLDEAGKLSEAHTVFVELQQKKASQRETDHLSSLFTDMINQGLVSLDVINNMIQSHCKGDLDKALMLHDALVAKGALMGCTSYLALLDGLCRKSKLTEAFNLLKEMEEMGICPSEDQCVVLLNNLHSSGFIQEYNKVFDTMLGYKWLQKKSKFCNSVGNSQEAVNAE, encoded by the coding sequence ATGCtcctccgcgcgcgcgcgcggcgtccagccgccggcgcctcgcTCCTCCGCCCGATCCGACCGCCCCCCGCGCTCTTCACGACCACCCCCATCACCACCGATGCCTCTTCGTCCTCTGCCCCCGACCCGGACGGTGTGGCCGACGAGGTGGCCACCCTCCTCTTCCGCTGCTCCGGCGACTGGaagctcgccatcgccgcctccGACCTCCCCTCCCGCCTCTCCCCCGCTGCCGtgtcctccctcctccggcgcagctcctcctcgcgcctCCACCCCAAGCTCCTGCTCGATTTCCTCTACTGGTCCCGCCCTCGCCTCGGGCCCTCggcgcccgcccccgcccccgacgCCTTTGCCCACCTCGCCGTTTacctctgcgccgccggcctcttCCCCCTGGCCAACGGGCTCCTCGACCAGATGATCCGCGCCTACCCCACCCCTCCCCTCGTCCTCGGCTCCGTCCACCGCGCGCTTTCAGGCTCCGGCCACgaccgccggccggccgtcctCGACGTGCTCGTCGATACCTACAAGAAGACCGGGAGGGTCCAGGACGGCGCCGAGGTTGTCCTGCTGATGAAGGATCTCGGCTTGGCGCCCAGCCTTCGGTGCTGCAACGCGCTGCTCAAGGACCTGCTGCGCGCGGACGCCATGGATCTGCTCTGGAAGGTGCGCGGCTTCATGGAGGGCGCCGGGATTTCGCCGGACGTGTACACGTACTCGATATTGATCGAGGCGTATTGCAAGGTCCGGGACTTAGATGCTGCCAAGAAGGTGCTTGAGGAAATGCGTGAGACGGGATGCAGCCTGAACAAAGTGACCTACAACGTATTGATTCGTGGTCTTTGCAGAGCCGGAGCTGTTGAAGAGGCGTTTCGGTTCAAGAAGGAGATGGAGATTTATGGGCTGGTTCCAGATGGATTTACTTATGGTGCAATCATTGATGGTCTGTGCAAGCATGGCAGGCCGAGTCAGGCAAAATGCTTGCTGGATGAGATGTCTTGTGCTGGGTTAATGCCTAACCTTGTTGTTTATGCAACTCTGGTTGGTGGGTTCATGAGGGAGGGCAATGTGGATGAGGCGTTTAAGATAATCAAGGAGATGTCTGCTGCTGGTGTGCAGCCGAACAAGATTATCTATGACAATCTCATCCGGGGTCTATGTCAATTGGGGCAGATGGGCAGGGCTGCCgaatttttgaaggaaatggtcaaaattggtcataTCGCTGACACTGTCGCTTTTAACCATCTCATTGAAGGGCATCTCCGACAGCATAACAAAGAAGAAGCTTCTTGGCTGTTTAATAAAATGAGAAAAGATGGTATTTCACCTAACGTATACACTTACAGCATAATGATTAGTGGACTATGCCAAATTGGTGAATCGGAAACAGCAGGTGGTCTCCTTGAGCAAATGATTGCAGAAGGTATAAAGCCCAATTCATTTGTTTATGCGCCTCTTATCTCAGGGTATTGCAGGGAAGACAAATTCTCATTGGCTCGTGAAACTTTCAAAAAGATGACCAGTTCAAGTGTGCCTGATCTGTACTGCTACAATGCTCTTATAATTGGACTGTCTAAGGTGGGAAAGATGGAGGAAGCCATAGAGTACTATGATCAGATGCTGAAGCAAGGATTGCACCCTAATGAGTTCACGTATGGTGGTCTGATTCATGGCTATGGTATGACTGGGAATCTAGAAAAGGCTGAACAGTTACTCCATCAGATGCTTAATAGACTAAAACCCAAGGACTTTATCTATGCTCATCTCCTAGAAGCTTACTTTAAGTCAGATAATCTTGAAAAGGTTTCCTCTATTCTTCAATCCATGTTAGACAGGGGAGTCATTCCGGACAACCGTTTATATGGAATTGTGATTCACAATCTGTCCAGGTCTGGACAGATGCAAGCAGCGTTTAGAGTTATCTCAGTGATGGAGAAGAATGGGTTAGCTCCTGATTTGCATATATACAGTTCATTGATATCTGGACTTTGCAAGACAGCTGACATGGAGAAAGCTGTTGGCCTTCTTGATGAGATGGTTAAAAAGGGACTGGAGCCTGGTATCGTGTGTTATAATGCCCTAATCGATGGACTTTGCAAGTCGGATAATATTTCTCATGCTCGTACTGTCTTCAATAGCATGTTGATTAAGGGATTACTGCCAAACTGTGTGACATATACAAGTTTGATAGATGGATACTGCAAAGCTGGTGAGATCCATGATGCTATTGGTCTTTATAAGGAAATGCTAGAAAGTGGGGTAACCCCAGATGCTTTTGTCTATAGTGTGCTTACCTCTGGCTGCTCAAATTCCGGGGACCTTCAGCAGGCTCTGTTTATAACTGAAGAAATGGTTCTTAGGGGATATGCGAGCATTTCTTCTTTCAACAGCTTGGTCAATGGATTCTGCAAACGTGGAAAATTGAAAGAAACTGTGGAGTTTCTCCACGTGATGATGGACAAAGATATAATGCCTAACGTGCTGACTATTGAAAATATTGTAAAAGGACTTGATGAGGCTGGGAAACTCAGTGAAGCACACACAGTATTTGTTGAGCTGCAACAGAAGAAAGCTTCACAACGTGAAACAGATCACTTGTCCTCATTGTTTACAGACATGATCAATCAAGGACTAGTTTCTCTAGATGTGATAAATAACATGATCCAGTCTCATTGTAAAGGAGATTTAGATAAGGCTTTGATGCTACATGATGCTCTTGTGGCAAAAGGTGCTCTTATGGGCTGCACATCTTATCTTGCTTTATTGGATGGCCTTTGCAGGAAGAGCAAACTGACTGAAGCTTTTAATTTGCTAAAAGAAATGGAAGAGATGGGTATTTGTCCTTCTGAGGATCAGTGCGTGGTACTTTTAAATAATCTCCACTCGTCAGGATTCATCCAAGAATACAATAAAGTTTTTGATACTATGTTGGGTTACAAATGGTTACAAAAGAAAAGCAAATTCTGTAATTCAGTTGGTAATAGTCAGGAAGCTGTGAATGCAGAATAA
- the LOC120704337 gene encoding uncharacterized protein LOC120704337, with the protein MALAPTPLQCFLTGRPVCTATLPRLARRPSRISCKAAGDEKDKVTSGGDDGLGVKLGKLAMVALAAGVLALGPIDGAMAAKSGGRVGGQAFRSAPRSSGPRINNSRTNIYINPPVAPPLGGYGYGSPFFGGYGWSPFTFFAPGPSVAVGVGGGFDTLVLFLVLGFVVGAVRRFLNRNDDDYDDY; encoded by the exons ATGGCTCTGGCACCCACGCCTCTCCAGTGCTTCCTCACTGGTAGACCGGTGTGCACGGCGACGCTGCCCAGGCTCGCGAGGAGGCCGTCGAGGATCTCGTGCAAGGCGGCCGGCGATGAGAAggacaaagtcacgtcgggaggGGACGATGGTCTTGGGGTGAAGCTCGGGAAGCTGGCGATGGTCGCGCTGGCCGCCGGCGTGCTGGCGCTCGGGCCCATCGACGGCGCCATGGCGGCCAAGTCCGGCGGCAGGGTCGGCGGGCAGGCGTTCCGGTCCGCGCCACGGTCGTCCGGCCCTCGGATAAACAACTCCAG GACGAACATCTACATCAAcccgccggtggcgccgcctCTGGGCGGGTACGGCTACGGGAGCCCGTTCTTCGGCGGCTACGGGTGGTCGCCGTTCACCTTCTTCGCGCCCGGCCCGAGCGTCGCcgtcggggtcggcggcggcttcgACACGCTCGTCCTCTTCTTGGTGTTGGGCTTTGTCGTCGGAGCCGTCAGGCGGTTTCTCAACAGGAACGATGACGATTACGACGACTACTGA